A region from the Acyrthosiphon pisum isolate AL4f chromosome A1, pea_aphid_22Mar2018_4r6ur, whole genome shotgun sequence genome encodes:
- the LOC100570812 gene encoding uncharacterized protein LOC100570812 isoform X2: MGTNLSKGRNREWLQRDVDRERRLRLDTEARLKGSSSEADRCRVKLSTLQKDFTKMEETVRSLLQYKSKFEQLKQDRHSVANSYENQILQLQNAITKLKIENETLKKQIDTLEATGISQVQKALVERLRILEHEKNRIEREGEHQRKQYERCLDDVAKQVVKAVLSQKGLREEISSLQHRVKELETGNCALSALLVQRLQGQKINYSPTTMPVAESRSVMFDIHRSPSVKMAIERPASCDLTKGLKRLKNDGWQAAVSYHRPQSLNLEICCSHNVEESTKCDRVLGDETPESGNRDEGYSTMSSDVQGTTEPPSTKGLEDVKEANENESNALMESSPCSRVMNSEDTDVIFVPLSLSFSFINPRHSYPPLRCMPSVHNIMRSYSDSHLFLKLAAATGGFVEDEDRTSWYSGGELWDMDYVQHWLRLDETRTAIQQRMEYDAAELEDWSMDDGTGTATGWKRMSAADGKLQQSLPCIEEDDAAGSSSTSCGRKGDLLQDMGSTRDMSWYHFQQQHHHHQHQHQHHQQHLNVQQGQIQVQNHHQHDCQQQQQHNHHHHHLHQHQHQQPSYGSGSPGGDSWSSADEYAAADTPPSKRSSVSCSADSIELLPPPGPIAGTDFTRDFYRLVKFESSKSLASTSSRSVTGGGCDHRTPPVVEAQLDRDQALQSVLDFIAEQQQYCLSRQAEDKREPPRVPSPSVPAEESHHSDQPEADVGPQTPQPLPALPTSNPTPPVVLLVAHQTYDSNSCSDNLLNSKDSGLCGSDVEIECLPEDCSYAADQSPTAASTPLSTLLRTVMEEDEEASAKSTSPQPPSSSTGAGGSSSGCTADTTVCMVTAWAAASSKDLIDQLNWMDGCGGSHPLFGTSPEDDVVERRSPSSSPDLDEACCCPTGWVHVERDIDFADPKERANLLDVMLASSRSSSSSTSSASTGEDDDDSSCSSGVSGRTCSGESCSGRAGGGNDTTDDSSDDERDPKDDDVVRLSSRRRTTEAGIDAANEESYNRLHKLHRVRRQKKASAIRDGFGVLRCPAAGLRQSIVGRSDFFVRFGDKEREAISNFDFLDDLSTTSLSTDSSDRPPSPRRPSASTPVTASTSAAAATSRHGKYYSYTCSSSATAAAANAAHAAMPGHRRPSTSSSVLPADCRRQRRRRYSGLSLSDSCGDSD, translated from the exons AATCAAATCCTGCAACTCCAAAACGCAATCACCAAACTCAAGATTGAAAACGAAACGTTGAAGAAGCAGATCGACACTCTCGAAGCAACG GGCATCAGCCAAGTGCAAAAAGCTCTAGTCGAACGGCTCCGGATATTGGAACACGAGAAAAATCGCATCGAACGTGAGGGTGAACACCAGCGCAAACAGTACGAGAGGTGTCTAGACGACGTGGCCAAACAGGTGGTCAAAGCGGTCCTGTCACAAAAG GGTCTGCGGGAAGAGATATCCTCACTCCAGCACCGCGTCAAAGAGCTCGAGACCGGTAACTGCGCTCTATCCGCACTTTTGGTGCAAAGGCTTCAGGGCCAGAAGATCAACTATTCACCGACCACGATGCCGGTGGCCGAGAGCCGGTCGGTCATGTTCGACATCCACCGATCGCCGTCTGTG AAAATGGCTATTGAGCGACCGGCGAGTTGCGATCTCACCAAGGGGctgaaaagattaaaaaatgacGGATGGCAGGCGGCCGTGTCGTACCACCGACCGCAGTCATTGAATCTAGAGATTTGTTGCTCGCACAACG TTGAAGAGTCGACGAAATGCGACAGAGTGCTCGGTGACGAGACGCCTGAGAGTGGTAACCGAGACGAAGGTTATTCGACCATGTCAAGCGACGTGCAAGGCACAACCGAACCGCCGTCCACCAAAGGTTTGGAGGACGTGAAGGAAGCCAACGAGAACGAATCGAACGCGCTCATGGAATCATCACCTTGTTCCAG aGTGATGAACAGCGAGGACACTGACGTGATATTCGTGCCACTCAGCCTTTCGTTCAGCTTCATCAACCCGCGCCACAGCTACCCACCGCTGCGCTGTATGCCGTCGGTGCATAACATCATGCGCAGCTACTCAGACTCACACCTTTTCCTTAAGCTGGCGGCGGCCACGGGTGGTTTCGTCGAGGACGAGGACCGGACCTCGTGGTACAGCGGTGGCGAGCTGTGGGACATGGACTATGTGCAGCACTGGCTCCGGTTGGACGAGACGCGCACCGCCATCCAGCAACGGATGGAGTACGATGCGGCCGAGCTGGAAGACTGGAGTATGGACGACGGCACCGGGACGGCGACTGGCTGGAAGCGGATGTCGGCGGCGGATGGAAAACTTCAACAGTCGTTGCCGTGCATAGAGGAAGATGATGCGGCCGGCTCGTCGTCGACGTCCTGTGGTCGAAAAGGTGACCTCCTGCAAGACATGGGATCGACCAGAGACATGTCGTGGTACCACTTTCAGCAGCAGCACCACCACCACCAACATCAACACCAACACCACCAGCAACACCTCAACGTGCAGCAAGGCCAGATCCAGGTACAAAATCACCATCAGCACGACTgtcagcagcagcagcagcacaaccaccaccaccaccaccttcACCAACACCAGCACCAGCAGCCGTCGTACGGTTCGGGTTCACCGGGTGGCGATTCGTGGTCGAGCGCGGACGAGTATGCGGCTGCGGATACGCCGCCGTCCAAGAGGTCTTCTGTCAGCTGCTCCGCGGACAGCATCGAACTGCTTCCACCACCTGGACCGATTGCCGGCACCGACTTCACTCGTGACTTTTACCGACTGGTCAAGTTCGAAAGCTCCAAAAGCTTGGCGTCCACCTCGTCGCGAAGCGTGACGGGTGGAGGATGCGATCATCGGACGCCACCGGTGGTCGAGGCGCAGTTGGATCGCGACCAGGCCTTGCAGAGCGTGTTGGACTTTATCGCCGAACAGCAGCAGTATTGCTTGTCCCGGCAAGCCGAAGATAAACGAGAGCCACCGCGAGTGCCGTCACCCTCTGTCCCAGCCGAGGAGTCCCATCACTCAGACCAACCGGAAGCCGATGTTGGGCCTCAGACACCACAGCCACTACCTGCGCTTCCGACATCCAATCCCACACCACCGGTTGTACTGTTGGTGGCGCATCAGACGTACGACAGTAACAGCTGCAGCGACAACCTACTCAACTCCAAGGACAGCGGACTGTGTGGCAGTGACGTGGAGATCGAGTGTCTGCCTGAAGACTGCAGCTACGCGGCAGACCAATCGCCAACGGCTGCATCTACACCCCTGTCCACGCTGCTCAGGACCGTGATGGAGGAAGACGAAGAGGCGTCGGCCAAGTCAACGTCCCCACAGCCACCGTCGTCGTCCACCGGCGCCGGTGGTTCGAGCAGCGGTTGTACGGCCGACACCACGGTGTGCATGGTCACCGCGTGGGCGGCTGCATCGTCCAAGGATCTGATCGACCAACTGAACTGGATGGACGGTTGCGGTGGAAGCCACCCCCTCTTCGGCACGTCTCCCGAGGATGACGTCGTCGAACGTCGCTCTCCGTCGTCGTCCCCTGACCTGGACGAGGCGTGCTGTTGTCCCACCGGATGGGTTCACGTCGAACGAGACATTGACTTCGCTGACCCAAAG GAACGAGCCAACCTGTTGGACGTCATGTTGGCGTCCAGCCGGAGTTCATCGAGCAGCACGAGTAGCGCTTCGACCGGCGAAGACGACGATGACAGCAGCTGCAGCAGTGGCGTCAGTGGCAGAACCTGTAGTGGCGAGAGCTGTAGCGGAAGAGCTGGTGGTGGCAATGACACGACCGACGACAGTAGCGACGACGAACGCGACCCGAAGGACGACGACGTCGTTCGCCTGTCCAGCAGACGGCGGACCACCGAGGCCGGAATCGATGCTGCAAACGAGGAATCGTACAACCGCCTGCACAAGTTGCACCGGGTGCGCAGACAGAAAaaag cGTCCGCCATCCGCGACGGTTTCGGCGTGCTCCGATGTCCGGCAGCGGGACTCCGACAGTCGATCGTGGGCCGCAGCGACTTCTTCGTTCGGTTCGGGGACAAGGAGCGAGAGGCCATCTCCAACTTTGACTTCTTGGACGACCTGTCCACCACATCGCTGAGCACCGACTCGAGCGACCGCCCACCGTCGCCCCGCCGGCCTTCCGCGTCCACGCCCGTGACCGCGTCCACCTCGGCCGCCGCGGCCACCAGCCGCCACGGCAAATACTACTCGTACACGTGTTCCTCGTCGGCCACCGCGGCGGCCGCAAACGCCGCACACGCCGCGATGCCCGGCCACCGGCGGCCGTCCACGTCGTCGTCTGTGCTGCCCGCCGACTGCCGGCGACAACGACGCCGCCGCTACTCCGGCCTGTCGCTGAGCGATTCGTGCGGCGACTCGGACTGA
- the LOC100570812 gene encoding uncharacterized protein LOC100570812 isoform X3 → MYCISSFWREWLQRDVDRERRLRLDTEARLKGSSSEADRCRVKLSTLQKDFTKMEETVRSLLQYKSKFEQLKQDRHSVANSYENQILQLQNAITKLKIENETLKKQIDTLEATGISQVQKALVERLRILEHEKNRIEREGEHQRKQYERCLDDVAKQVVKAVLSQKGLREEISSLQHRVKELETGNCALSALLVQRLQGQKINYSPTTMPVAESRSVMFDIHRSPSVKMAIERPASCDLTKGLKRLKNDGWQAAVSYHRPQSLNLEICCSHNVEESTKCDRVLGDETPESGNRDEGYSTMSSDVQGTTEPPSTKGLEDVKEANENESNALMESSPCSRVMNSEDTDVIFVPLSLSFSFINPRHSYPPLRCMPSVHNIMRSYSDSHLFLKLAAATGGFVEDEDRTSWYSGGELWDMDYVQHWLRLDETRTAIQQRMEYDAAELEDWSMDDGTGTATGWKRMSAADGKLQQSLPCIEEDDAAGSSSTSCGRKGDLLQDMGSTRDMSWYHFQQQHHHHQHQHQHHQQHLNVQQGQIQVQNHHQHDCQQQQQHNHHHHHLHQHQHQQPSYGSGSPGGDSWSSADEYAAADTPPSKRSSVSCSADSIELLPPPGPIAGTDFTRDFYRLVKFESSKSLASTSSRSVTGGGCDHRTPPVVEAQLDRDQALQSVLDFIAEQQQYCLSRQAEDKREPPRVPSPSVPAEESHHSDQPEADVGPQTPQPLPALPTSNPTPPVVLLVAHQTYDSNSCSDNLLNSKDSGLCGSDVEIECLPEDCSYAADQSPTAASTPLSTLLRTVMEEDEEASAKSTSPQPPSSSTGAGGSSSGCTADTTVCMVTAWAAASSKDLIDQLNWMDGCGGSHPLFGTSPEDDVVERRSPSSSPDLDEACCCPTGWVHVERDIDFADPKERANLLDVMLASSRSSSSSTSSASTGEDDDDSSCSSGVSGRTCSGESCSGRAGGGNDTTDDSSDDERDPKDDDVVRLSSRRRTTEAGIDAANEESYNRLHKLHRVRRQKKASAIRDGFGVLRCPAAGLRQSIVGRSDFFVRFGDKEREAISNFDFLDDLSTTSLSTDSSDRPPSPRRPSASTPVTASTSAAAATSRHGKYYSYTCSSSATAAAANAAHAAMPGHRRPSTSSSVLPADCRRQRRRRYSGLSLSDSCGDSD, encoded by the exons AATCAAATCCTGCAACTCCAAAACGCAATCACCAAACTCAAGATTGAAAACGAAACGTTGAAGAAGCAGATCGACACTCTCGAAGCAACG GGCATCAGCCAAGTGCAAAAAGCTCTAGTCGAACGGCTCCGGATATTGGAACACGAGAAAAATCGCATCGAACGTGAGGGTGAACACCAGCGCAAACAGTACGAGAGGTGTCTAGACGACGTGGCCAAACAGGTGGTCAAAGCGGTCCTGTCACAAAAG GGTCTGCGGGAAGAGATATCCTCACTCCAGCACCGCGTCAAAGAGCTCGAGACCGGTAACTGCGCTCTATCCGCACTTTTGGTGCAAAGGCTTCAGGGCCAGAAGATCAACTATTCACCGACCACGATGCCGGTGGCCGAGAGCCGGTCGGTCATGTTCGACATCCACCGATCGCCGTCTGTG AAAATGGCTATTGAGCGACCGGCGAGTTGCGATCTCACCAAGGGGctgaaaagattaaaaaatgacGGATGGCAGGCGGCCGTGTCGTACCACCGACCGCAGTCATTGAATCTAGAGATTTGTTGCTCGCACAACG TTGAAGAGTCGACGAAATGCGACAGAGTGCTCGGTGACGAGACGCCTGAGAGTGGTAACCGAGACGAAGGTTATTCGACCATGTCAAGCGACGTGCAAGGCACAACCGAACCGCCGTCCACCAAAGGTTTGGAGGACGTGAAGGAAGCCAACGAGAACGAATCGAACGCGCTCATGGAATCATCACCTTGTTCCAG aGTGATGAACAGCGAGGACACTGACGTGATATTCGTGCCACTCAGCCTTTCGTTCAGCTTCATCAACCCGCGCCACAGCTACCCACCGCTGCGCTGTATGCCGTCGGTGCATAACATCATGCGCAGCTACTCAGACTCACACCTTTTCCTTAAGCTGGCGGCGGCCACGGGTGGTTTCGTCGAGGACGAGGACCGGACCTCGTGGTACAGCGGTGGCGAGCTGTGGGACATGGACTATGTGCAGCACTGGCTCCGGTTGGACGAGACGCGCACCGCCATCCAGCAACGGATGGAGTACGATGCGGCCGAGCTGGAAGACTGGAGTATGGACGACGGCACCGGGACGGCGACTGGCTGGAAGCGGATGTCGGCGGCGGATGGAAAACTTCAACAGTCGTTGCCGTGCATAGAGGAAGATGATGCGGCCGGCTCGTCGTCGACGTCCTGTGGTCGAAAAGGTGACCTCCTGCAAGACATGGGATCGACCAGAGACATGTCGTGGTACCACTTTCAGCAGCAGCACCACCACCACCAACATCAACACCAACACCACCAGCAACACCTCAACGTGCAGCAAGGCCAGATCCAGGTACAAAATCACCATCAGCACGACTgtcagcagcagcagcagcacaaccaccaccaccaccaccttcACCAACACCAGCACCAGCAGCCGTCGTACGGTTCGGGTTCACCGGGTGGCGATTCGTGGTCGAGCGCGGACGAGTATGCGGCTGCGGATACGCCGCCGTCCAAGAGGTCTTCTGTCAGCTGCTCCGCGGACAGCATCGAACTGCTTCCACCACCTGGACCGATTGCCGGCACCGACTTCACTCGTGACTTTTACCGACTGGTCAAGTTCGAAAGCTCCAAAAGCTTGGCGTCCACCTCGTCGCGAAGCGTGACGGGTGGAGGATGCGATCATCGGACGCCACCGGTGGTCGAGGCGCAGTTGGATCGCGACCAGGCCTTGCAGAGCGTGTTGGACTTTATCGCCGAACAGCAGCAGTATTGCTTGTCCCGGCAAGCCGAAGATAAACGAGAGCCACCGCGAGTGCCGTCACCCTCTGTCCCAGCCGAGGAGTCCCATCACTCAGACCAACCGGAAGCCGATGTTGGGCCTCAGACACCACAGCCACTACCTGCGCTTCCGACATCCAATCCCACACCACCGGTTGTACTGTTGGTGGCGCATCAGACGTACGACAGTAACAGCTGCAGCGACAACCTACTCAACTCCAAGGACAGCGGACTGTGTGGCAGTGACGTGGAGATCGAGTGTCTGCCTGAAGACTGCAGCTACGCGGCAGACCAATCGCCAACGGCTGCATCTACACCCCTGTCCACGCTGCTCAGGACCGTGATGGAGGAAGACGAAGAGGCGTCGGCCAAGTCAACGTCCCCACAGCCACCGTCGTCGTCCACCGGCGCCGGTGGTTCGAGCAGCGGTTGTACGGCCGACACCACGGTGTGCATGGTCACCGCGTGGGCGGCTGCATCGTCCAAGGATCTGATCGACCAACTGAACTGGATGGACGGTTGCGGTGGAAGCCACCCCCTCTTCGGCACGTCTCCCGAGGATGACGTCGTCGAACGTCGCTCTCCGTCGTCGTCCCCTGACCTGGACGAGGCGTGCTGTTGTCCCACCGGATGGGTTCACGTCGAACGAGACATTGACTTCGCTGACCCAAAG GAACGAGCCAACCTGTTGGACGTCATGTTGGCGTCCAGCCGGAGTTCATCGAGCAGCACGAGTAGCGCTTCGACCGGCGAAGACGACGATGACAGCAGCTGCAGCAGTGGCGTCAGTGGCAGAACCTGTAGTGGCGAGAGCTGTAGCGGAAGAGCTGGTGGTGGCAATGACACGACCGACGACAGTAGCGACGACGAACGCGACCCGAAGGACGACGACGTCGTTCGCCTGTCCAGCAGACGGCGGACCACCGAGGCCGGAATCGATGCTGCAAACGAGGAATCGTACAACCGCCTGCACAAGTTGCACCGGGTGCGCAGACAGAAAaaag cGTCCGCCATCCGCGACGGTTTCGGCGTGCTCCGATGTCCGGCAGCGGGACTCCGACAGTCGATCGTGGGCCGCAGCGACTTCTTCGTTCGGTTCGGGGACAAGGAGCGAGAGGCCATCTCCAACTTTGACTTCTTGGACGACCTGTCCACCACATCGCTGAGCACCGACTCGAGCGACCGCCCACCGTCGCCCCGCCGGCCTTCCGCGTCCACGCCCGTGACCGCGTCCACCTCGGCCGCCGCGGCCACCAGCCGCCACGGCAAATACTACTCGTACACGTGTTCCTCGTCGGCCACCGCGGCGGCCGCAAACGCCGCACACGCCGCGATGCCCGGCCACCGGCGGCCGTCCACGTCGTCGTCTGTGCTGCCCGCCGACTGCCGGCGACAACGACGCCGCCGCTACTCCGGCCTGTCGCTGAGCGATTCGTGCGGCGACTCGGACTGA